A region of Mycoplasmopsis bovirhinis DNA encodes the following proteins:
- a CDS encoding endonuclease — protein sequence MKTKITKLTKKLTFSLLSLTALPLFALSCTKKETEKPEPTPIKVDPNITEANSYKTTYNEVLNKTETTIRENDETNVNNALNAYNALSEGAKANLTDEKTLLDKLVAKITELKKAKANTTTEPKQEEPKTPSNQDQNKDVTSLNMYQLWETDDIGATFDKLLEEYKNKQKTDKVLKEMQNYGPNSNTEQNYYLSIAGSGGKPETAILKLKDGFDYKKLKGTVPKKDRRFYAEFNETTRELKITYSYDGKEYRDTIIIPVAKTANNYKDQNQNPPTKQENQNSNNIAQTQTLSKEELLAKHNDNLSKYNLVYDPSNNYYASLEGKSGEELLTALVQLQTRNLSTLASKNYDGLKGFYDQYAAFKDAFYENNNSILDIYSENPNGSDPYEYTTYSSSAGSSASNEGQGMNREHLIPQSWFNKATPTVHDAHFVWPSDIRVNALRANYPHGNVVTTRTTTQNGAKLGTDQESNIVFEPVDAFKGDIARAYFYFMITHKDKLVGTQNHIFLNQYSNTTLYLKQTYFNYYLQWDINDYVSKFDVVRNNETYKYQNNRNPFIDYPDLILKITGDDTTPFTNKGVLIDISSK from the coding sequence ATGAAGACCAAAATTACAAAACTAACCAAGAAATTAACCTTTAGCCTTTTAAGTCTTACAGCATTACCCTTATTTGCTTTAAGTTGCACAAAGAAAGAAACTGAGAAACCCGAGCCTACACCTATTAAAGTTGATCCAAATATAACTGAGGCTAACAGTTATAAAACTACTTATAATGAAGTTTTAAATAAAACTGAAACAACTATTAGAGAAAATGATGAAACAAATGTTAATAATGCTTTAAATGCCTATAATGCTTTGAGTGAAGGTGCTAAAGCTAATTTAACAGATGAAAAAACATTATTAGATAAATTAGTTGCTAAAATAACTGAGCTTAAAAAAGCAAAAGCAAATACAACCACTGAGCCAAAACAAGAAGAACCTAAAACGCCTTCAAACCAAGACCAAAACAAAGATGTAACTAGTTTAAATATGTATCAACTTTGAGAAACAGATGATATTGGAGCAACTTTTGATAAATTACTTGAAGAGTACAAAAATAAACAAAAAACTGATAAAGTTTTAAAAGAAATGCAAAATTATGGACCTAATTCGAATACAGAACAAAATTACTACCTTTCAATTGCTGGTTCAGGAGGAAAACCCGAGACAGCTATTTTAAAACTTAAAGACGGTTTTGATTATAAAAAATTAAAAGGAACAGTTCCTAAAAAAGACCGTAGATTTTATGCAGAATTTAACGAAACTACAAGAGAATTAAAAATTACTTATAGTTATGACGGAAAAGAGTATCGAGATACTATTATTATCCCGGTTGCTAAAACTGCTAATAATTACAAAGATCAAAATCAAAACCCACCAACAAAACAGGAAAATCAAAATTCTAATAATATTGCTCAAACACAAACTTTATCAAAAGAAGAGTTATTAGCTAAACATAATGATAACCTTAGTAAATATAACTTAGTTTATGATCCATCTAATAATTATTACGCTTCATTAGAAGGAAAAAGTGGAGAAGAATTATTAACTGCTTTAGTACAATTGCAAACTCGAAATCTAAGCACCTTAGCTTCTAAAAACTATGATGGACTAAAGGGATTTTATGATCAGTATGCAGCTTTTAAAGATGCATTTTATGAAAATAATAACTCTATTTTAGACATATATTCAGAAAATCCTAATGGATCTGATCCTTACGAATATACTACTTATAGTTCAAGTGCAGGTTCAAGTGCAAGTAATGAAGGTCAAGGTATGAACCGTGAGCATTTAATTCCACAATCATGATTTAATAAAGCAACACCAACAGTGCATGATGCGCATTTTGTGTGACCTTCGGATATTAGGGTTAATGCTTTAAGAGCTAATTATCCTCATGGCAATGTTGTTACAACTCGAACTACTACACAAAATGGAGCTAAATTAGGAACAGACCAAGAATCTAATATTGTTTTTGAGCCAGTAGATGCTTTTAAAGGAGATATTGCTAGGGCTTATTTTTACTTTATGATTACTCATAAAGATAAACTAGTTGGTACTCAAAACCATATCTTTTTAAATCAATATTCAAATACTACGTTATATCTTAAACAAACTTATTTTAATTACTACTTACAATGAGATATCAATGACTATGTTTCAAAATTTGACGTAGTTCGCAACAATGAAACATATAAATATCAAAACAACCGTAATCCTTTTATTGATTATCCAGATTTAATTTTAAAAATTACCGGTGATGATACAACTCCATTTACTAACAAAGGCGTTTTAATTGACATTAGTTCCAAATAA
- a CDS encoding DHH family phosphoesterase, translating to MKIGNLELVTKELYKYDSIVIFHHIRPDGDCLGSQFGLRELLRTNFPDKKVYAIGDAKNSFSFLDFQMDKVPSDEVLKKSLAVIVDANFKERIELREVLDKDIFPQVIRIDHHPNDDDLGQNAIRWVDSSYCAADEMISEIAVVNSWKITPKAANYLYLGINTDSGRFLFNTVSARTLYLASKLYEAGLEADYVHTNLSQSSLDDLKFNSWLLSTLKTRDGVAYIQNSLTETKKHGKTPNSSMRVNAIANIKGYPLWVQFLEEEDGKIRVEFRSNGPIVRNVALKWGGGGHERASGAIIESFDLVEKVIDDCVLEVKNYLAIK from the coding sequence ATGAAAATAGGTAATTTAGAATTAGTAACTAAAGAATTATATAAATATGATAGCATAGTAATTTTTCACCATATTCGCCCTGATGGCGATTGTCTAGGATCACAATTTGGTCTTAGAGAATTATTAAGAACTAATTTTCCAGATAAAAAAGTTTATGCTATAGGAGATGCTAAAAACTCTTTTAGCTTTTTAGATTTCCAAATGGACAAAGTACCAAGCGATGAAGTTTTAAAAAAATCTTTAGCTGTTATTGTGGATGCAAACTTTAAAGAGCGTATTGAACTAAGAGAAGTTTTAGATAAAGATATCTTTCCTCAAGTTATTAGAATTGATCATCATCCTAATGATGATGATTTGGGCCAAAATGCTATTAGATGAGTTGACAGTTCATATTGCGCTGCTGATGAAATGATAAGTGAAATAGCCGTGGTAAATAGTTGAAAAATTACTCCTAAGGCAGCAAATTATTTATACTTAGGAATTAACACTGATTCAGGAAGATTCTTATTTAATACAGTTAGCGCAAGAACTCTTTATCTTGCTTCAAAACTTTATGAAGCGGGGTTAGAAGCTGATTATGTGCATACTAATTTATCACAAAGTTCACTAGATGATTTAAAATTTAACTCATGACTTTTATCTACTTTAAAAACCCGTGATGGAGTAGCTTACATTCAAAATTCACTAACAGAAACAAAAAAACATGGTAAAACACCAAATTCATCAATGCGAGTTAATGCTATTGCAAATATTAAAGGATATCCATTATGAGTGCAATTTTTAGAAGAAGAAGATGGTAAAATAAGAGTGGAATTTAGATCTAATGGACCAATTGTACGTAACGTTGCACTTAAATGAGGTGGCGGAGGTCACGAGCGAGCTTCTGGTGCAATTATTGAATCTTTTGACTTAGTTGAAAAAGTTATTGATGATTGTGTTTTAGAAGTCAAAAATTATTTAGCAATTAAGTAA
- a CDS encoding DHH family phosphoesterase produces MQIGNSQVAINAIEKYENIIIFHHIRPDGDCLGSQAGLAELIKTNYPNKNVYTIGDNKDNFHFMNYHFDKLEDLNFDNSLAIVVDASSGDRIEHAELLYQKKTTARLRIDHHPNEADIDYEYNYVDEHFVAAAEMIAQIAFDAKWKVSQKASGHIYLGINTDSGRFLYPDTSARTYKLVAFLMQNGFHPNEILRNLNKRNLLDIQISGEILSGFKKQGRVLYFEINQDFLDKYQIDSLKAAVYVNELANIEDNSCWALFIQMEDGKIRGRLRSNGPLVNEVAYEFNGGGHDNAAGITLDSFDQVPKVLELLNKAIIKWEAK; encoded by the coding sequence ATGCAAATAGGAAATTCACAAGTTGCAATTAATGCAATTGAAAAATATGAAAATATTATTATTTTTCACCATATTCGCCCTGATGGCGATTGTCTAGGATCACAAGCGGGTTTAGCTGAGTTAATTAAAACTAATTATCCAAACAAAAATGTTTACACAATTGGTGATAATAAAGATAACTTTCACTTTATGAATTATCATTTTGATAAACTAGAAGATTTAAATTTTGATAATTCATTAGCAATAGTGGTTGATGCTTCAAGTGGTGATCGCATTGAACATGCTGAACTTTTATATCAAAAGAAAACAACAGCCCGTTTAAGAATTGACCATCACCCTAATGAAGCAGATATTGACTATGAATATAATTATGTCGATGAGCATTTTGTTGCAGCTGCTGAAATGATAGCTCAAATTGCTTTTGATGCGAAATGAAAAGTAAGTCAAAAAGCATCAGGGCACATTTATTTAGGTATTAACACTGATTCAGGGAGGTTCTTATACCCTGATACAAGTGCTAGAACTTATAAGCTTGTAGCTTTTTTAATGCAAAATGGATTTCATCCAAATGAAATTTTACGAAATTTAAACAAACGTAATTTATTAGATATTCAAATCTCTGGCGAAATTCTTTCTGGCTTTAAGAAACAAGGAAGAGTTTTGTACTTTGAAATCAATCAAGACTTTTTAGATAAATATCAAATTGACTCATTAAAAGCAGCAGTATATGTTAATGAATTAGCTAACATTGAAGATAATTCATGTTGAGCTTTATTTATCCAAATGGAAGATGGTAAAATTAGAGGTCGTTTAAGATCTAATGGACCATTAGTTAATGAAGTAGCATATGAATTTAATGGTGGAGGACATGATAATGCTGCTGGAATTACACTTGATTCATTTGATCAAGTTCCTAAAGTCTTAGAATTATTAAATAAAGCTATTATTAAATGGGAGGCAAAATAA